From Anopheles funestus chromosome 3RL, idAnoFuneDA-416_04, whole genome shotgun sequence, a single genomic window includes:
- the LOC125770109 gene encoding N-acetylgalactosaminyltransferase 6-like isoform X1, translating into MIYQCLGRDLRVGMIYQCLGRDLRVGMIYQCLGRDLRVGMIYQCLGRDLRVGMIYQCLGRDLRVGMIYQCLPLFGELIVKLLFLVCCGIITVLLIIHKYDNLDNFKRTLYHRYADDGDEFFAMPRNVDGEKMDWHNYEQMEEEVKRNGPGEHGRPYKLTSKKDIALNDKLFKENGYSAVVSDMIALNRSVPDIRHPNCRTKVYLKELPTVSVIVIFYNEHWSALLRTVYSVLNRSPPSLLKEIILVNDHSTKPFLWAPLREFVETELTPKVRLVDLPERSGLIVARMAGAREARGDVLIVLDSHTEVNTNWLPPLLEPIAEDYRTCVCPFIDVIAHDTFQYRSQDEGKRGAFDWKFYYKRLPLLPGDLDDPTKPFNSPVMAGGLFAISAKFFWELGGYDEGLDIWGGEQYELSFKIWQCGGRLVDAPCSRVGHVYRGYAPFGNPRGVNFVVRNFKRVAEVWMDEYSQFLYERNPQFAKTDPGDLSNQRDLRERLQCKPFKWFLEVVAPDLLVRYPPRDPQPFASGRVQSVANPKLCLDSLNHQAKQPIGLYTCASNKTHPQNNQFFTLSYHRDIRVRSNDKCLDAAKLNDEIVLFSCHESQGNQMWRYDYVSKMIIHGKDHLGQCLEADLSTNKLFIRSCDRDKPSQKWNWGYINFVHLQNWDVYGAKFL; encoded by the exons GGAAGAGACCTTCGTGTGGGAATGATCTACCAATGCCTG CCTCTGTTTGGTGAGTTGATTGTGAAGCTACTGTTTCTCGTTTGCTGCGGTATAATCACGGTACTGCTGATCATTCACAAGTACGACAATTTGGATAACTTCAAGCGAACGCTCTATCACCGATACGCCGATGATGGCGACGAGTTCTTTGCGATGCCGCGCAATGTTGACGGTGAAAAGATGGATTGGCACAATTACGAACAAATGGAGGAAGAGGTGAAACGGAACGGTCCCGGTGAACATGGTCGACCGTACAAGCTTACCAGCAAGAAAGATATCGCACTCAACGATAAGCTGTTCAAGGAGAATGGTTATTCGGCGGTGGTTAGTGATATGATCGCGTTAAATCGCTCAGTACCGGACATACGACATCCAAA ttGCCGCACCAAGGTATATCTTAAGGAACTCCCAACGGTAAGCGTGATCGTGATCTTCTACAACGAACACTGGAGTGCGCTGCTCCGCACAGTGTACAGTGTCCTGAACCGATCTCCTCCTTCACTGCTGAAGGAAATCATACTGGTGAACGATCACAGTACGAAACCATTTCTTTGGGCACCTCTGCGAGAGTTTGTGGAAACGGAACTGACGCCCAAGGTGCGTCTAGTGGATCTTCCTGAGCGATCTGGTTTGATCGTTGCACGAATGGCGGGTGCCCGAGAGGCTCGGGGTGACGTACTGATCGTGCTGGATTCACACACGGAAGTTAATACCAACTGGCTACCTCCCCTATTGG AACCTATCGCTGAAGACTACCGCACGTGCGTTTGTCCGTTCATCGATGTGATCGCACACGACACGTTTCAGTATCGGTCGCAAGATGAAGGCAAACGTGGTGCCTTCGATTGGAAGTTCTACTACAAACGTTTGCCACTTCTGCCGGGTGATCTTGATGATCCGACGAAACCCTTCAACAGCCCAGTAATGGCGGGTGGATTGTTCGCTATTAGTGCCAAATTTTTCTGGGAACTCGGCGGATACGATGAGGGGCTGGACATTTGGGGCGGTGAACAGTACGAGTTGAGCTTCAAAATCTGGCAATGCGGAGGTCGTCTTGTCGATGCGCCCTGTTCCCGTGTCGGACATGTCTATCGAGGATACGCACCGTTCGGCAATCCGCGTGGCGTTAActttgtggtgcgaaacttcaaGCGCGTCGCCGAAGTGTGGATGGATGAGTACAGTCAGTTCCTGTACGAACGTAATCCACAGTTCGCCAAAACGGATCCGGGCGATTTAAGCAACCAGCGAGATCTACGGGAAAGACTGCAGTGTAAACCGTTCAAATGGTTCCTGGAAGTGGTGGCACCGGATTTACTGGTACGCTACCCGCCCCGCGATCCGCAACCATTCGCATCCGGTCGGGTGCAGAGTGTGGCCAATCCGAAACTATGTCTCGACTCGTTGAACCATCAGGCGAAGCAACCGATCGGGCTGTATACGTGCGCTTCGAACAAAACTCACCCGCAGAACAACCAGTTCTTCACGCTGTCTTACCATCGGGACATTCGTGTGCGAAGCAACGATAAGTGTCTGGATGCGGCCAAACTGAACGATGAGATTGTACTGTTTAGCTGCCACGAGTCTCAGGGCAATCAGATGTGGCGATATGATTAT GTTTCGAAAATGATCATCCACGGTAAAGACCACCTAGGGCAGTGCCTTGAAGCGGATCTCTCCACTAACAAGTTGTTCATCAGAAGCTGTGATAGGGATAAACCGTCCCAGAAGTGGAATTGGGGTTACATCAACTTTGTGCACCTGCAGAATTGGGATGTTTATGGAGCAAAGTTTCTGTAA
- the LOC125770109 gene encoding N-acetylgalactosaminyltransferase 6-like isoform X7 gives MIYQCLGRDLRVGMIYQCLGRDLRVGMIYQCLGRDLRVGMIYQCLGRDLRVGMIYQCLPLFGELIVKLLFLVCCGIITVLLIIHKYDNLDNFKRTLYHRYADDGDEFFAMPRNVDGEKMDWHNYEQMEEEVKRNGPGEHGRPYKLTSKKDIALNDKLFKENGYSAVVSDMIALNRSVPDIRHPNCRTKVYLKELPTVSVIVIFYNEHWSALLRTVYSVLNRSPPSLLKEIILVNDHSTKPFLWAPLREFVETELTPKVRLVDLPERSGLIVARMAGAREARGDVLIVLDSHTEVNTNWLPPLLEPIAEDYRTCVCPFIDVIAHDTFQYRSQDEGKRGAFDWKFYYKRLPLLPGDLDDPTKPFNSPVMAGGLFAISAKFFWELGGYDEGLDIWGGEQYELSFKIWQCGGRLVDAPCSRVGHVYRGYAPFGNPRGVNFVVRNFKRVAEVWMDEYSQFLYERNPQFAKTDPGDLSNQRDLRERLQCKPFKWFLEVVAPDLLVRYPPRDPQPFASGRVQSVANPKLCLDSLNHQAKQPIGLYTCASNKTHPQNNQFFTLSYHRDIRVRSNDKCLDAAKLNDEIVLFSCHESQGNQMWRYDYVSKMIIHGKDHLGQCLEADLSTNKLFIRSCDRDKPSQKWNWGYINFVHLQNWDVYGAKFL, from the exons CCTCTGTTTGGTGAGTTGATTGTGAAGCTACTGTTTCTCGTTTGCTGCGGTATAATCACGGTACTGCTGATCATTCACAAGTACGACAATTTGGATAACTTCAAGCGAACGCTCTATCACCGATACGCCGATGATGGCGACGAGTTCTTTGCGATGCCGCGCAATGTTGACGGTGAAAAGATGGATTGGCACAATTACGAACAAATGGAGGAAGAGGTGAAACGGAACGGTCCCGGTGAACATGGTCGACCGTACAAGCTTACCAGCAAGAAAGATATCGCACTCAACGATAAGCTGTTCAAGGAGAATGGTTATTCGGCGGTGGTTAGTGATATGATCGCGTTAAATCGCTCAGTACCGGACATACGACATCCAAA ttGCCGCACCAAGGTATATCTTAAGGAACTCCCAACGGTAAGCGTGATCGTGATCTTCTACAACGAACACTGGAGTGCGCTGCTCCGCACAGTGTACAGTGTCCTGAACCGATCTCCTCCTTCACTGCTGAAGGAAATCATACTGGTGAACGATCACAGTACGAAACCATTTCTTTGGGCACCTCTGCGAGAGTTTGTGGAAACGGAACTGACGCCCAAGGTGCGTCTAGTGGATCTTCCTGAGCGATCTGGTTTGATCGTTGCACGAATGGCGGGTGCCCGAGAGGCTCGGGGTGACGTACTGATCGTGCTGGATTCACACACGGAAGTTAATACCAACTGGCTACCTCCCCTATTGG AACCTATCGCTGAAGACTACCGCACGTGCGTTTGTCCGTTCATCGATGTGATCGCACACGACACGTTTCAGTATCGGTCGCAAGATGAAGGCAAACGTGGTGCCTTCGATTGGAAGTTCTACTACAAACGTTTGCCACTTCTGCCGGGTGATCTTGATGATCCGACGAAACCCTTCAACAGCCCAGTAATGGCGGGTGGATTGTTCGCTATTAGTGCCAAATTTTTCTGGGAACTCGGCGGATACGATGAGGGGCTGGACATTTGGGGCGGTGAACAGTACGAGTTGAGCTTCAAAATCTGGCAATGCGGAGGTCGTCTTGTCGATGCGCCCTGTTCCCGTGTCGGACATGTCTATCGAGGATACGCACCGTTCGGCAATCCGCGTGGCGTTAActttgtggtgcgaaacttcaaGCGCGTCGCCGAAGTGTGGATGGATGAGTACAGTCAGTTCCTGTACGAACGTAATCCACAGTTCGCCAAAACGGATCCGGGCGATTTAAGCAACCAGCGAGATCTACGGGAAAGACTGCAGTGTAAACCGTTCAAATGGTTCCTGGAAGTGGTGGCACCGGATTTACTGGTACGCTACCCGCCCCGCGATCCGCAACCATTCGCATCCGGTCGGGTGCAGAGTGTGGCCAATCCGAAACTATGTCTCGACTCGTTGAACCATCAGGCGAAGCAACCGATCGGGCTGTATACGTGCGCTTCGAACAAAACTCACCCGCAGAACAACCAGTTCTTCACGCTGTCTTACCATCGGGACATTCGTGTGCGAAGCAACGATAAGTGTCTGGATGCGGCCAAACTGAACGATGAGATTGTACTGTTTAGCTGCCACGAGTCTCAGGGCAATCAGATGTGGCGATATGATTAT GTTTCGAAAATGATCATCCACGGTAAAGACCACCTAGGGCAGTGCCTTGAAGCGGATCTCTCCACTAACAAGTTGTTCATCAGAAGCTGTGATAGGGATAAACCGTCCCAGAAGTGGAATTGGGGTTACATCAACTTTGTGCACCTGCAGAATTGGGATGTTTATGGAGCAAAGTTTCTGTAA